Proteins encoded in a region of the Vicia villosa cultivar HV-30 ecotype Madison, WI linkage group LG5, Vvil1.0, whole genome shotgun sequence genome:
- the LOC131604301 gene encoding uncharacterized protein LOC131604301: protein MEMRRKQGGEEWRTVGGGSWRGRESAQWDILKNDTRGISWPVSTFFFLYFGVQWMAKDLFFEFKDLGLIEEIVIPSKKDWKGLRYGFFRYLNIEDERLVEIKMNNLLPDGRNINANISKFKRKDLKPSRDFGKRRNFGEANLRPNGGYVGAVGAGPSQVNYVEGGGQARSYMEAVRGNSFIKKYVEVETSKSLFFKSTDEERRGMEKVMVGISVTLGLAYEVGKSLIEEGIFTVKAIPLGPNLCLLEETMEGVLKALLEEGGDWKKKWFKEVRQWRPEDVECFRAAWVSVYGIPCHGKNRRFLESLVTDIGIIAHFGFLDLKPERFDVLSFMIFTHHLDPIRNKVNVCMDGSWVCMMVIEDVAVRNEC, encoded by the coding sequence ATGGAGATGCGTAGAAAGCAAGGAGGAGAGGAATGGAGAACGGTGGGTGGAGGGAGTTGGAGAGGAAGGGAGTCGGCGCAATGGGACATATTGAAGAATGATACGAGAGGCATCTCATGGCCAGTatcaacttttttctttttatattttggtGTGCAGTGGATGGCAAAAGACTTATTCTTTGAGTTTAAAGACCTTGGGTTGATAGAAGAGATTGTTATTCCTTCTAAGAAAGATTGGAAGGGTCTAAGATATGGTTTTTTCAGGTATCTGAATATTGAGGACGAGAGGTTGGTGGAGATTAAGATGAACAATTTGTTGCCAGATGGGAGAAATATCAATGCTAACATTTCTAAGTTCAAAAGGAAAGATTTAAAACCTTCACGGGATTTTGGGAAAAGGAGAAATTTCGGTGAGGCGAATCTCAGACCAAACGGAGGATACGTGGGCGCTGTGGGAGCTGGGCCTTCTCAGGTTAACTATGTTGAAGGAGGTGGCCAGGCAAGAAGCTATATGGAGGCAGTGAGAGGAAATAGTTTTATCAAGAAATATGTTGAGGTAGAAACTAGTAAGTCTTTGTTCTTTAAATCGACGGACGAGGAGAGAAGGGGAATGGAGAAGGTAATGGTGGGAATTTCAGTCACTCTTGGACTTGCCTATGAAGTTGGAAAGAGCTTGATTGAGGAGGGTATCTTTACAGTGAAAGCAATCCCATTAGGTCCCAATTTATGTCTCCTAGAGGAAACTATGGAAGGTGTCCTTAAAGCTCTTCTGGAGGAAGGAGGGGATTGGAAGAAGAAATGGTTCAAGGAGGTTAGACAATGGAGGCCGGAGGATGTTGAGTGTTTCAGAGCGGCGTGGGTCTCCGTTTATGGAATTCCTTGCCATGGTAAAAACAGAAGATTTCTTGAATCTTTGGTAACAGATATTGGAATCATTGCCCACTTTGGCTTTTTGGATCTCAAACCAGAAAGGTTCGATGTTTTGTCATTTATGATATTCACACATCACCTGGACCCCATTAGAAACAAGGTTAATGTGTGTATGGATGGAAGCTGGGTTTGTATGATGGTCATTGAAGATGTGGCAGTTAGAAATGAATGTTGA
- the LOC131604302 gene encoding uncharacterized protein LOC131604302, which produces MMHSVKPEKEGVDEFQWRLNPDGCFSVASISMLLADSKEVSWLPSTVKLLKLFWNSLVPFKIQIFMWRVCIDRLPTKDSLSKRGVLDISSNLLCEFCKIHLETSTHFFFLCNVVKALWRRIYLWLGEDLPFSLAKFFDFGIIQEKVKNVKSRKKINSIWIATAWSLWIMRNAMIFDKVAYSFDKVFYNIMFLSWSWLDSSNSLLSCSFYDWYKLPLDCFNDL; this is translated from the coding sequence ATGATGCATTCGGTCAAACCAGAGAAGGAAGGAGTTGACGAATTCCAGTGGAGGTTGAATCCGGACGGATGTTTCTCGGTGGCTAGCATTTCAATGTTGCTGGCTGACAGTAAAGAGGTGTCGTGGCTGCCCTCTACGGTGAAGTTATTAAAGCTTTTTTGGAATTCGCTTGTCCCGTTCAAAATTCAGATTTTCATGTGGAGGGTGTGTATCGATAGACTACCTACAAAAGACTCTTTGAGTAAAAGAGGAGTTCTTGATATCTCTTCAAACCTTCTTTGCGAGTTTTGCAAGATTCATTTGGAGACTTCTACACATTTTTTTTTTCTGTGTAATGTGGTGAAGGCTTTGTGGAGGCGGATCTATCTTTGGTTAGGGGAGGATCTCCCTTTCTCGTTAGCGAAGTTTTTCGATTTCGGTATCATTCAAGAGAAGGTGAAAAATGTGAAATCTAGGAAGAAAATTAACTCTATTTGGATTGCTACTGCTTGGAGTCTTTGGATCATGAGAAATGCCATGATTTTTGATAAGGTTGCATATAGTTTTGATAAGGTGTTTTACAATATTATGTTTCTTTCTTGGAGTTGGTTAGATAGTTCTAATTCGCTTTTGTCGTGTAGTTTTTATGACTGGTATAAATTACCATTGGATTGTTTCAATGATTTATAG